DNA from Rosa rugosa chromosome 6, drRosRugo1.1, whole genome shotgun sequence:
CCTACTTTGAGTCAAAAATTATGTTAGTCCTTGATGTTTAAATTTAATCAGCACCCCGCACTTCCAAAATTTATCTCCTGTGTAACATACTACCTCACAGTGGAGAGGccaaagtctatcaaagttacATGGAAGCCTTCTGCTTCAAAAGGTCTCTTAAGATTCTTTCTTAAGGTCTCAATAATTGGTCACTTGAATCAAATTGGTGCTCATGGATGCATCCCTTTAGTGCATTACAAGATTATGTTTGCTGCCATTAGCGACTTGAATAGTGCAATCCTTGTGCAAATGACATTACCATTTCATATCATACATCCAGACATAGTACTTTggaaatgccaaatagtgtttcTTAGTAACTATATATTGGAAATTCCAAAGGAAGCAAGTTTAGAACAGCTTAAAAATTGCAAATGTTCCTACTACTTTTCCTGCTCACCATTCTTTATTGAGAACTGATTCTACAGTAAGATGCAACAATACTTTGTAAATGTAAATGATGGAGGACATTTCATAATCCACAGAATCATGTTTTTTGAACATACTTAGTAAACCAGTCCAACATATCTTGATGAGCTTCATTAGCGCTTTTGACAGCGGTCACATTGTCATCTTTATACCTGACAGTCCATCCATGCGAAACACCAGGAAATATTTTCACAAAGTTATCAATCTGTAAACAGAAAGCATCAGTTAATTCCTAAAACTTCATGTGAATTTGTCATATCAGACTCTCTTCCCATTGCATTAACATTTCTAAGGAATTTCACTTAGGGTTATCCATTCGTGCCAGAGAGTGACCATTTGACTATTCGATCGAAGTTGGGAGATGCTTACCTTATTAGTGGATAAAACCTCCTTAAACTGTTTCACGAGTTCAGGTGCAGTGCTGTTGTCAAATTGAGCAGCCAATATGGCTATTGGGGTCTTAATCTCTGACATAGAAGAATAAAGACAAGGAAAACACTGGATTAGTAACTTAAAGAAGAGCCAGTACTGATAGTGCACTAGTTCTTTTTGTCTGAGATCAGATTGCCTGTTGCAAAAGACTTTCAGGATATCAATATTTAATATGTatgagtaattaactagtactgtagtaggttttttttttttttggtctgatagtactgtagtaggttgctaaactagtgtttttatctatatgtaattataattgtgctgtatattgataatgtgaatgtgacttactttttattttatttttttatggctgGAACCCAATTAaattgtcattgttccacaatatatagatcactcaaCCTTGACTAACTCAAATCTGACTAAATGacgtacaagttgaattgttaTTGTTCCACAATATATAACCTTGACTAAATGGCGACATGGCATACAACTTCAATTGTCAATGgtgtacaagttgaattgttattgttccacaatatatagatcactcaaccttgactaaatggcatacaagttgaattgtcattgttccacaataaatggcgtacaagttgaatttGGACAATGCATATAAAAGCACAGTTTGAGTAATACTAGTCTTACCCAAGGTTTCAATATTTTTGAAAGTAAGTGTTTTTTCAACCGTGAACTGTGTAAGGGATGCCGTACCTTTAATATCATCAAGAGTGACACGGGAAGGGTGTAACAAAACTGCAGCCTTAGTGTAATAACCCTTTGATAGCTCCGCAACTACTTTGCCTGATGAATTAAGTTTCAGAAGTTGGAATAGTAAGATCAGCTGGTTAATTCAACAGCCATGGCACAATTAATCAATCCAAGAAATGGACTTTCTGAGTTCTACAATTCTACACATAAAAGTGGGAGGTAGAGTTTTTACCGCCCCAACAGAACCCTACAGCTCCTATCCCGGATACCCCTTTGTTCTTTAGAGCAGCAATTACACGTTTAGCATCTTCAAAACCTTTGTCctaaaaaaaaatggaacaTTCTTAAGTAGGATATGACTAAACTTCATAACACACGGAAAGTCCTTATTTAAACAAGAAACTCTTGTCCAAGACAATgattataaataaaataaagaactaaattcagtttgcctaCTCTAATTTTGAGTCAAAACTAAGGTTTCAAATTTAGGTTTTGGTTTCGATTTTAGtagttcaaatttaaggaaatttcagagaaagtttcgatttcggtggaaattttggttaaaaataaagaaatcatattaattacatttataaaatgatatttttgaatgaaacttttacatagactaaactaacctataataaacatATTTACAATGTAGCCTCTCtgaaattatacatttataatagaattgtgatatttaatatgtatgagtaattaactagtactgtagtaggttttttttttttgggtctgatagtactgtagtaggttgctaaactagtgtttttatctatatgtaattataattgtgctgtatattgataatgtgaatgtgaattactttttattttatttttttatggctgGAACCCAATTAaattgtcattgttccacaatatatagatcactcaaCCTTGACTAACTCAAATCTGACTAAATGATgtacaagttgaattgttaTTGTTCCACAATATATAACCTTGACTAAATGGCGACATGGCATACAACTTCAATTGTCAATGgtgtacaagttgaattgttattgttccacaatatatagatcactcaaccttgactaaatggcatacaagttgaattgtcattgttccacaataaatggcgtacaagttgaa
Protein-coding regions in this window:
- the LOC133716350 gene encoding uncharacterized protein LOC133716350, which codes for MSKADGLKFQLLKLNSSGKVVAELSKGYYTKAAVLLHPSRVTLDDIKGTASLTQFTVEKTLTFKNIETLGKTDKGFEDAKRVIAALKNKGVSGIGAVGFCWGGKVVAELSKGYYTKAAVLLHPSRVTLDDIKEIKTPIAILAAQFDNSTAPELVKQFKEVLSTNKIDNFVKIFPGVSHGWTVRYKDDNVTAVKSANEAHQDMLDWFTKYVQKT